Within the Pseudomonas mendocina genome, the region AGCCGAAACAATGACGTCAACACTCAGTGAGATGCTCACATGTTCAATGGACGACTGAAGCACGAGTTGCAGACTCTGCGTGACGACTTCTCGTCCGTGACGCAGGTTTGCGCCAGCCTGGAAGAAGAGATGCTGGTATTGATCCTCGACCCGCAAGGCCGCATCGAACGCGCCAATGGCAATTTCCTCAAGGAGATGGGCTACACGGCAGATCGCCTACAAGGTCAGCACCTGCTGAAGTTGATACCCGAACATGTGCGCAATCTCGACTTTCATCATCGCGTACGCCAGGCACTGGAGCGTGGCGAGCACCTCGCCGGGGTGATCCGTCTGCTGCGCGGCAACGGCGAGGAGGCCTGGCTGCGCTCGATCCTGCAGCCGGTGTGTGACAGCAGCGGGCGTATCCGCTTCTTCTCGATCCATGGCAGCGACCTGACCCGTACCATCGAGACCTCGCGCGAGCATGAAAACCTGATCAAGGCCCTGCAGCGCTCCACTGCGGTGATCGAGTTCAACCTGAACGGCGAGGTACTGACCGCCAATCAGCGTTTTCTCGATGCCATGGGCTATAGCCTGGCGCAGATCCAGGGCAAGCATCACCGCATCTTCTGCGATCCGAGCGAATACAACTCCCCAGACTACCAGCGGTTCTGGGAACAACTGCGCCGGGGCGAATTCGTCGTCAACCGCTTCCGCCGCCTGGATAGCCACGGCCGCGACGTGTGGCTGGAGGCGTCCTACAACCCCATCACCGACGCCCACGACAAGCTGTACAAGGTGGTCAAGTTCGCCACGGTGATCACCGACCAGGTGCAGCGCGAGGAGGCCGTCGCCCAGGCTGCAGGTATTGCTTTCGAGACCTCCAAGGGCACCGACGAAAGCGCGCGCAACGGCGCCTCGGTGGTGCAGCAGATGCTCGACGCCATGACCGAACTGGCCGCGCGCATGCAGGAGGCTGCTCAGGGTATCGAAGCGCTGGACAAGCAATCGCAACTCATCGGCTCCATCGTCAAGAACATCAGCAGCATCGCCGACCAGACCAACCTGCTGGCCCTGAACGCGGCCATCGAGGCGGCGCGAGCGGGTGACCAGGGGCGTGGTTTCGCCGTAGTGGCCGACGAGGTTCGTCAGTTGGCGTCGCGCACCAGCGCGGCCACCGAGGAAATCACCTCGGTGGTCGGCCAGAACCAGCAACTGGCCGAACGCGCGGTGGAGATCATCGATCGCGGCAAGACCCAGGCCGAGTTGGGCCTCGAACTGTCCGGCCAGGCTGGCCGGGTGATCGAGGAAATTCAGGATGGTGCGCGGCGCGTGGTCAAGGCGGTCGAGAGTTTCGCCACGCAGTTGTAACCCAGGGGGCGTCGGTGCCTAAGGCACCGCCCCAGAACACGTCATCACACAACTCTATCTTCCATCTCTCCCCCTAATACCTGGCCAAAAGCCAATCCGTGCATATTCCCAATGCATTTGAATGCCACTATTTTCAATGTTGTCATACATCGTATAAGTTTCACGGGTCGCATCTGCGATCAACAAGAACAACAAGGACCCTCACGATGAATGACGAACAACGCCCCGACGGTTCACGCCGCCAATTTCTCAAGCAGTCGCTGGTCTATTCCGCTGCCGCCGCCAGCGCCGCCTCGCTGCTGCCGCAACTGGCCAATGCCACGCAGCCTCTCGACCTGCGCTACCCATCCGCTGCGGTCAAGCCGCTGGATGACAGCTTCCTGCAACTACGCCTGTTCAACGCCAGCGTGGAAAAACTCGCCGATGGCATCCGCTGGGCCGAAGGCCCTGTATGGTTCGGCGACGGTCGCTACCTGCTGGTCAGCGACATCCCCAACAACCGCATCATGCGCTGGGACGAAATCAGTCAGTCGCTGGCCGTCTACCGCCAGCCATCGAACTATGCCAACGGCCTGGTGCGCGACCGCCAGGGCCGGCTGATTGCCTGCGAGGGCTCGACCACACAGGATGTTGGCCGACGCATCACCCGCACCGAACACGACGGCAGCATCACCGTGCTGGCCGATACGTTTGAGGGCAAGCGCTTCAACTCGCCGAACGATCTGGTGGTCAAGCGCGACGGCTCGGTGTGGTTCACCGACCCGCCCTTCCAGACCGGCAACTTCTACGAGGGTTACAAGATCGAGCCGGAGCTGCCCCATGGCGTCTACCGCATCGACGGCGAAACGCAGCAGGTCACCCGAGTGATCGACGATCTGGCCGGCCCCAACGGCTTGTGCTTCTCGCCGGACGAGAAGACCCTGTACATCGTCGAGGGTCGTGCCAAGCCGCATCGCCTGGTGTGGGCTTATCAGGTAAACGACGACGGCAGCCTCGGGCAACGCCGCAAACACATCGAAGCCACCGACACCGGCGCGCTGGATGGGATCAAGTGCGACGAGTTCGGCAACCTGTGGTGCGGCTGGGGCAGCAACGGTTCGGCCGAGAGCGATCCGGAAAAGCTCGATGGTGTGCGCGTGTTCAACCCGCAGGGCAAGGCCATCGGCCATATCGCACTGCCGGAGCGCTGCGCCAACCTGTGCTTTGGCGGCGAGAAAGGTAATCGCCTGTTCATGGCCAGCAGCCATGGCATCTATTCCCTGTTCGTCAACGCACGCGGCGCCACCTTCATCAACTAACCACTGCGCCACGGCCGCTCCGGCCGTGGCCTGCCGCGCCTTTCACAAGGCCTTGAGCGCTCTATTTAGGGCGTTTCAGCAAGCATCAGTGGCATCGATGTTCACCATCATGCCAATGAAGTTCTCTGAAAAAATCCAGTGCGTAACATCTGCTCCATACCCAACCACAACCCCGCTGGAGCAAAACACCATGAAAC harbors:
- a CDS encoding methyl-accepting chemotaxis protein, translating into MFNGRLKHELQTLRDDFSSVTQVCASLEEEMLVLILDPQGRIERANGNFLKEMGYTADRLQGQHLLKLIPEHVRNLDFHHRVRQALERGEHLAGVIRLLRGNGEEAWLRSILQPVCDSSGRIRFFSIHGSDLTRTIETSREHENLIKALQRSTAVIEFNLNGEVLTANQRFLDAMGYSLAQIQGKHHRIFCDPSEYNSPDYQRFWEQLRRGEFVVNRFRRLDSHGRDVWLEASYNPITDAHDKLYKVVKFATVITDQVQREEAVAQAAGIAFETSKGTDESARNGASVVQQMLDAMTELAARMQEAAQGIEALDKQSQLIGSIVKNISSIADQTNLLALNAAIEAARAGDQGRGFAVVADEVRQLASRTSAATEEITSVVGQNQQLAERAVEIIDRGKTQAELGLELSGQAGRVIEEIQDGARRVVKAVESFATQL
- a CDS encoding SMP-30/gluconolactonase/LRE family protein translates to MNDEQRPDGSRRQFLKQSLVYSAAAASAASLLPQLANATQPLDLRYPSAAVKPLDDSFLQLRLFNASVEKLADGIRWAEGPVWFGDGRYLLVSDIPNNRIMRWDEISQSLAVYRQPSNYANGLVRDRQGRLIACEGSTTQDVGRRITRTEHDGSITVLADTFEGKRFNSPNDLVVKRDGSVWFTDPPFQTGNFYEGYKIEPELPHGVYRIDGETQQVTRVIDDLAGPNGLCFSPDEKTLYIVEGRAKPHRLVWAYQVNDDGSLGQRRKHIEATDTGALDGIKCDEFGNLWCGWGSNGSAESDPEKLDGVRVFNPQGKAIGHIALPERCANLCFGGEKGNRLFMASSHGIYSLFVNARGATFIN